The Enterobacter huaxiensis sequence ATGGATCTTGGTTGCTATCGCGGTTTGCGTCATCGTCGTGGTCTGCCAGTGCGCGGTCAGCGTACGAAGACCAACGCACGTACCCGTAAGGGTCCGCGCAAACCGATCAAGAAATAATCGGGGTGATTGAATAATGGCAAAGGCACCAGTTCGTGCACGTAAACGTGTAAGAAAACAAGTCTCTGACGGCGTGGCTCATATCCATGCTTCTTTCAACAACACCATCGTTACTATTACTGATCGTCAGGGTAACGCTTTGGGTTGGGCAACAGCCGGTGGTTCCGGTTTCCGTGGTTCTCGCAAATCTACTCCGTTCGCAGCTCAGGTTGCAGCAGAGCGTTGCGCTGAAGCCGTAAAAGAATACGGCATCAAGAATCTGGAAGTTATGGTTAAAGGTCCGGGTCCGGGTCGTGAATCTACTGTTCGCGCTCTGAACGCCGCTGGTTTCCGCATCACGAATATTACTGATGTGACTCCGATCCCTCATAACGGTTGTCGTCCGCCGAAAAAACGTCGCGTATAACGCTCCGTTTTTTAGGTTAGTTGGAGATAGAAAATGGCAAGATATTTGGGTCCTAAGCTCAAGCTGAGCCGTCGTGAGGGCACCGACTTATTCCTTAAGTCTGGCGTTCGCGCGATCGATACCAAGTGTAAAATTGAACAAGCTCCTGGCCAGCACGGTGCGCGTAAACCGCGTCTGTCTGACTATGGTGTGCAGTTGCGTGAAAAGCAAAAAGTTCGCCGTATCTACGGTGTGCTGGAGCGTCAGTTCCGTAACTACTATAAAGAAGCAGCACGTCTGAAAGGCAACACAGGTGAAAACCTGCTGGCCCTGCTGGAAGGTCGTCTGGACAACGTTGTATACCGTATGGGCTTCGGCGCTACTCGTGCTGAATCACGCCAGTTGGTTAGCCACAAAGCAATCATGGTAAACGGTCGTGTTGTTAACATCGCTTCTTATCAGGTTAAAGCGAATGACGTGGTTAGCATTCGTGAGAAAGCGAAAAAGCAATCTCGCGTGAAAGCCGCTCTGGAGCTGGCTGAGCAGCGTGAAAAGCCAACCTGGCTGGAAGTTGATGCTGGCAAGATGGAAGGTACGTTCAAGCGTCAGCCAGAACGTTCTGATCTGTCTGCGGACATTAACGAACACCTGATCGTCGAGCTTTACTCCAAGTAAAGCTTAGTACCAAAGAGAGGACACAATGCAGGGTTCTGTGACAGAGTTTCTAAAACCGCGCCTGGTAGATATCGAGCAAGTGAGTTCGACGCACGCCAAGGTGACCCTTGAGCCTTTAGAGCGTGGCTTTGGCCATACTCTGGGTAACGCACTGCGCCGTATTCTGCTCTCATCGATGCCGGGTTGCGCGGTGACCGAGGTTGAGATTGATGGTGTACTTCATGAGTACAGCACCAAAGAAGGCGTTCAGGAAGATATCCTTGAAATCCTGCTCAACCTGAAAGGGCTGGCGGTGAGAGTTCAGGGTAAAGATGAAGTTATTCTTACTCTGAATAAATCTGGCATTGGCCCTGTGACTGCAGCCGACATCACCCATGACGGTGATGTTGAAATCGTCAAGCCGCAGCACGTGATCTGCCACCTGACCGATGAGAACGCAGCTATTAGCATGCGTATCAAAGTTCAGCGCGGTCGTGGTTATGTGCCGGCTTCTGCCCGAATTCATTCGGAAGAAGATGAGCGCCCAATCGGCCGTCTGCTGGTCGACGCATGCTACAGCCCTGTAGAGCGTATTGCCTACAATGTTGAAGCAGCGCGTGTAGAACAGCGTACCGACCTGGACAAGCTGGTCATCGAAATGGAAACCAACGGCACAATCGATCCTGAAGAGGCGATTCGTCGTGCGGCAACCATCCTGGCAGAACAACTTGAAGCTTTCGTTGACTTACGTGATGTTCGTCAGCCGGAAGTGAAAGAAGAGAAACCAGAATTCGATCCGATCCTGCTGCGCCCTGTTGACGATCTCGAATTGACTGTCCGCTCTGCTAACTGCCTCAAGGCAGAAGCTATCCACTATATCGGTGATCTGGTACAGCGTACCGAGGTTGAGTTGCTGAAAACGCCGAACCTGGGTAAAAAATCTCTTACTGAGATTAAAGACGTGCTGGCTTCACGTGGTTTGTCTCTGGGCATGCGCCTGGAAAACTGGCCACCAGCAAGCATTGCTGACGAGTAACCGGATCACAGGTTAAGGTTTTACTGAGAAGGATAAGGTCATGCGCCATCGTAAGAGTGGTCGTCAACTGAACCGCAACAGCAGCCATCGCCAGGCTATGTTCCGCAACATGGCAGGTTCACTGGTTCGTCATGAGATCATCAAGACGACCCTGCCTAAAGCGAAAGAGCTGCGTCGCGTAGTTGAGCCGCTGATTACTCTTGCCAAGACTGACAGCGTTGCTAATCGTCGTCTGGCATTCGCCCGTACTCGTGATAACGAGATCGTGGCAAAACTGTTTAACGAACTGGGTCCGCGTTTCGCGAGCCGTGCCGGTGGTTACACTCGTATTCTGAAGTGTGGCTTCCGTGCAGGCGACAACGCTCCGATGGCTTACATCGAGCTGGTTGATCGTTCTGAATCGAAAGCAGAAGCTGCTGCAGAGTAATCTGCAGTAACGTAAAAAAACCCGCCTCGGCGGGTTTTTTTATATCCGCAGTATCCCCACATCTCTACAATGTTCGTATCTTTTATGTACACCGCTGGAGTTCATCATGTGGTTACTCGATCAGTGGGTGGAACGCCATATCAGTGATGCCCAACGAAAAGGTGAATTTGATAATCTTCCTGGAAGCGGTGAACCGCTCATGCTGGATGATGATTCGCATATTCCCCCTGAATTACGGGCGGGCTACCGCTTGCTTAAAAATGCTGGTTGTTTGCCTGCTGAGCTTGAGCAAAGAAGAGAAGCTGTTGAACTTGCCGATCTGCTTAAAAGTATTCGAAAAGACGATCCGCGACATACTGAACTTAGCCGCAGACTGATGTTGATGGAACTCAAGCTTCGCCAGGCCGGTATAAACACTGATTTTTTGCATGGTGAATATGGCGACAGGCTACTGCACAAAATGAATGAGGAATAGCCATGTATCGTATCGGTGAACTTGCAAAGCTCGCTAACGTAACGCCGGATACTATCCGTTACTACGAAAAGCAGCAGATGATGGATCATGAGATTCGTACAGAAGGGGGTTTTCGTCTCTATACCGACAACGATCTTCAGCGTCTGCGGTTTATTCGTTACGCGCGACAACTCGGCTTCACGCTGGAGTCGATCCGCGAATTGCTGTCGATCCGTGTCGATCCGGAACATCATACCTGTCAGGAGTCTAAAAGCATCGTCCGTGCCAGGCTCGATGAGGTCGAAGCACGGATCCAGGAGCTACAGACAATGCAGCGCTCCCTTCAAAGACTGAACGATGCATGCTGCGGTACTGCGCACAGCAGTATATATTGCTCTATACTGGAAGCCCTCGAGCAGGGAGCCTGTGGAGAACCTGAAACGCAGGGTTGTTGATTTTCAATTAACCCGAGTCTACACTTTCGGCGACATAAACTACGCTCAGGAGAGAAGATGAGCCGCTATCAGCACAAGAAAGGGCAAATTAAAGATAACGCCATTGAGGCATTGCTCCACGACCCGCTTTTCAGACAGCGAGTTGAGAAGAATAAAAAAGGGAAGGGAAGTTATCTGCGTAAAGACAAATATGCAAAACGGGGTAACTGGGAGGCCAGTGGCAAGCAAGCGAATCGCTTATTTACCACTGGCCTTCCTGCTTTTAGCTTTCGATCAGGAGCGGTTGTTCTGCTCTTTTAACAGATCGCGAATTTCAGTCAGTAAGACTTCTTCTTTAGTCGGTGCTGGCGGGGCGGCCGCAGGCTCTTCTTTCTTACGGTTAAGCTTGTTGATAAGCTTGATGGCCATGAAAATAGCCAATGCTACAATCACGAAATCAAAAATGTTCTGAATGAACACACCGTAATGCATTACGACTGCCGGGATATCGCCCTGTGCGTCGCGAAGCGTAACGGCGAACTGTTTGAAGTCAATGCCCCCGATTAATAGTCCCAGTGGTGGCATGATAATGTCGGCAACTAATGATGATACGATCTTACCGAACGCCGCACCAATAATGACACCCACTGCCAAATCTACCACATTCCCGCGCATCGCAAATTCGCGAAATTCTTTCACAAAACTCATTATGTTCTCCTTGTGCCAGCTGACGACTATAAGTTTAACAAATGATTAGCCAATTGCCATTGGGGATAAATAATCGTTATGAAAAATAAAAGACATAATAATTAGAGGGTTAATTAAAGGGTGCCTTTTCACGGCACCCTAATCATTACAGGAAGAATGGACTAGGCTGGAATAAACGTTCGACGTCGGTAATAAATTTTTTATCCGTAAGGAACATAATTACGTGGTCACCTTGCTCAATGCGTAAATTATCATTGGCGATCATGACGTCATTTCCGCGCACGACGGCCCCGATGATGGTGCCCGGCGGCAGTTTAATTTCATCAATTGAACGGCCGACAACCCGCGAGGTACTTTCGTCGCCATGCGCGACTGCTTCAATGGCCTCTGCGACTCCGCGGCGCAGAGATGAAACGCCAACAATATCCGCTTTACGAACATGGCTGAGTAGCGCGGAAATGGTTGCCTGCTGTGGTGAAATGGCGATATCAATGACGCTTCCCTGCACGAGGTCAACGTAGGCTCGACGCTGAATAAGCACCATGACCTTTTTCGCCCCCATGCGCTTAGCGAGCATAGCGGACATAATATTCGCTTCGTCGTCGTTGGTGACCGCAATAAACAGATCAACCTGATCGATATGCTCCTCGGCCAGCAACTCCTGATCCGATGCATCGCCATAAAATAC is a genomic window containing:
- the rplQ gene encoding 50S ribosomal protein L17; its protein translation is MRHRKSGRQLNRNSSHRQAMFRNMAGSLVRHEIIKTTLPKAKELRRVVEPLITLAKTDSVANRRLAFARTRDNEIVAKLFNELGPRFASRAGGYTRILKCGFRAGDNAPMAYIELVDRSESKAEAAAE
- a CDS encoding DnaJ family domain-containing protein, with amino-acid sequence MWLLDQWVERHISDAQRKGEFDNLPGSGEPLMLDDDSHIPPELRAGYRLLKNAGCLPAELEQRREAVELADLLKSIRKDDPRHTELSRRLMLMELKLRQAGINTDFLHGEYGDRLLHKMNEE
- a CDS encoding alternative ribosome-rescue factor A — translated: MSRYQHKKGQIKDNAIEALLHDPLFRQRVEKNKKGKGSYLRKDKYAKRGNWEASGKQANRLFTTGLPAFSFRSGAVVLLF
- the rpsD gene encoding 30S ribosomal protein S4, producing MARYLGPKLKLSRREGTDLFLKSGVRAIDTKCKIEQAPGQHGARKPRLSDYGVQLREKQKVRRIYGVLERQFRNYYKEAARLKGNTGENLLALLEGRLDNVVYRMGFGATRAESRQLVSHKAIMVNGRVVNIASYQVKANDVVSIREKAKKQSRVKAALELAEQREKPTWLEVDAGKMEGTFKRQPERSDLSADINEHLIVELYSK
- the rpsK gene encoding 30S ribosomal protein S11 — protein: MAKAPVRARKRVRKQVSDGVAHIHASFNNTIVTITDRQGNALGWATAGGSGFRGSRKSTPFAAQVAAERCAEAVKEYGIKNLEVMVKGPGPGRESTVRALNAAGFRITNITDVTPIPHNGCRPPKKRRV
- the zntR gene encoding Zn(2+)-responsive transcriptional regulator: MYRIGELAKLANVTPDTIRYYEKQQMMDHEIRTEGGFRLYTDNDLQRLRFIRYARQLGFTLESIRELLSIRVDPEHHTCQESKSIVRARLDEVEARIQELQTMQRSLQRLNDACCGTAHSSIYCSILEALEQGACGEPETQGC
- a CDS encoding DNA-directed RNA polymerase subunit alpha, which codes for MQGSVTEFLKPRLVDIEQVSSTHAKVTLEPLERGFGHTLGNALRRILLSSMPGCAVTEVEIDGVLHEYSTKEGVQEDILEILLNLKGLAVRVQGKDEVILTLNKSGIGPVTAADITHDGDVEIVKPQHVICHLTDENAAISMRIKVQRGRGYVPASARIHSEEDERPIGRLLVDACYSPVERIAYNVEAARVEQRTDLDKLVIEMETNGTIDPEEAIRRAATILAEQLEAFVDLRDVRQPEVKEEKPEFDPILLRPVDDLELTVRSANCLKAEAIHYIGDLVQRTEVELLKTPNLGKKSLTEIKDVLASRGLSLGMRLENWPPASIADE
- the mscL gene encoding large-conductance mechanosensitive channel protein MscL — its product is MSFVKEFREFAMRGNVVDLAVGVIIGAAFGKIVSSLVADIIMPPLGLLIGGIDFKQFAVTLRDAQGDIPAVVMHYGVFIQNIFDFVIVALAIFMAIKLINKLNRKKEEPAAAPPAPTKEEVLLTEIRDLLKEQNNRS